One genomic segment of Mytilus galloprovincialis chromosome 5, xbMytGall1.hap1.1, whole genome shotgun sequence includes these proteins:
- the LOC143077033 gene encoding uncharacterized protein LOC143077033: MATRVLVLLFAEAFVIVALTKSENVDLYSEILQIHKTMKAQGVEIKAQGVEISHLKDTVKNQQTEIERLNAIITNLQTVNTEMNVGAIQTDHDSMLYDNRSKAELHVQTLPLEDEGHSDVIEDDTPRVSSLKPTAAVLVQPSSVAFYAQLTTSETNIGMHHPIVFDHVIINVGNGYSKYTGAFTAPVSGLYVFTFTLYPDRGTYMAVNIFKNSEVMAQSYTRMTTDTFSGTTPVAVIDMNIGDIAVVRTSSTETSHGNVFSNDGVKSSFAGWKIAGSINTFNMVTHILVLLFAEAFGIVALANSENIDLYSEILQIQKTMKAQGIEIFHLKDTVKNQQIEIERLNAIITNLQTVNTEMNVGAIKTDHDSRLYDIGSKPELHVESLPLGYEGHHDEIEEEHPRVSRLLKTDVPVQPSAVAFYAQLTASETNVGKHHPIVFDHVTLNIGNGYNKHSGIFTAPKSGIYVFTFTLYPNRGSWMAVNIFKNSEVISQVYTEMGSGMFSATTPVAIIDMNVGDIAYVRTSSTYQPHGDIFSDVNVKSSFAGWKIAGS; encoded by the exons ATGGCTACAAGGGTGCTAGTTTTACTGTTTGCAGAAGCATTTGTGATTGTAGCTTTAACCAAATCAGAAAATGTCGATCTATATTCCGAAATTTTGCAAATTCACAAAACGATGAAAGCGCAAGGAGTTGAAATAAAAGCGCAAGGAGTTGAAATCTCTCATTTAAAAGACACGGTTAAAAATCAGCAAACAGAAATTGAAAGACTCAATGCTATCATAACAAATCTGCAAACAGTAAACACAGAAATGAATGTTGGAGCTATCCAAACTGACCATGACAGCATGTTATATGACAACAGAAGTAAAGCTGAACTACACGTCCAAACTTTGCCACTGGAGGACGAAGGACATTCTGATGTGATTGAGGATGATACACCAAGAG tCAGCAGTCTTAAACCAACAGCAGCTGTATTAGTACAACCTTCCAGTGTGGCATTCTATGCGCAGCTTACTACAAGTGAAACAAATATTGGAATGCATCATCCAATAGTATTTGATCATGTGATCATAAACGTTGGTAATGGATATAGCAAATATACGGGAGCTTTTACTGCCCCTGTTAGCGGATTATATGTGTTCACCTTCACGCTCTATCCAGATCGAGGTACATACATGGCAGTGAATATCTTCAAGAACAGTGAAGTAATGGCCCAGAGTTATACACGGATGACAACTGACACATTCAGTGGAACAACCCCAGTAGCTGTAATTGACATGAATATTGGAGATATTGCAGTTGTTAGAACCAGTTCCACTGAAACATCACATGGGAATGTATTTAGTAACGATGGTGTTAAAAGTTCTTTTGCTGGATGGAAAATAGCAG GATCGATCAACACATTCAACATGGTTACACATATCCTTGTTTTACTGTTTGCAGAAGCATTTGGGATTGTAGCTTTAGCCAATTCGGAAAATATCGATCTATATTCTGAAATTCTGCAAATTCAAAAAACGATGAAAGCGCAAGGAATTGAAATCTTTCATTTAAAAGACACGGTTAAGAATCAGCAAATAGAAATTGAAAGACTTAATGCTATCATAACAAATCTGCAAACAGTAAACACAGAAATGAATGTTGGAGCTATAAAAACTGACCATGACAGCAGGTTATATGATATTGGAAGTAAACCTGAATTACATGTCGAAAGTTTGCCACTAGGGTACGAAGGACATCATGATGAGATTGAGGAGGAACACCCGAGGG TAAGTCGACTTTTAAAAACAGATGTACCTGTACAACCCTCCGCCGTTGCATTTTATGCCCAGCTTACTGCAAGTGAAACAAATGTTGGAAAGCATCATCCTATAGTATTTGATCACGTGACCTTGAATATTGGTAATGGATATAACAAACATTCGGGGATATTTACAGCTCCTAAAAGTGGAATATACGTTTTCACTTTCACTCTCTATCCAAATCGAGGTAGCTGGATGGCAGTGAATATTTTCAAGAACAGTGAAGTTATTTCTCAGGTTTATACAGAGATGGGATCTGGTATGTTTAGTGCAACAACCCCTGTAGCTATCATTGATATGAATGTTGGAGATATCGCTTATGTTAGAACCAGTTCCACTTATCAACCACATGGGGATATTTTTAGTGATGTTAATGTTAAAAGTTCATTTGCTGGATGGAAAATAGCAGGCTCgtga